In the genome of Paenibacillus pabuli, one region contains:
- a CDS encoding carbohydrate ABC transporter permease, whose amino-acid sequence MTHSRKRTGRGPLAREAQIAGWLFVSPMVLGFTLLLLFPMGLALYMSLTDWPLLGDHQFIGLENYRNVMTDAMFWKVLANTVYFTAGLVPLNIVLALLLALLLSRSLRGIGIFRTATFVPVMTSLIVWSIVWKLMYATESGLINQLLLMIGIKGPAWLYNQDLAMPAVIVTSVLKNVGLNMVLFIAAIQQVPRSLYEAATLDGAGRKGTFFHVTLPMITPTVFLTMVMTVIGSLKVFGQIYVMTQGGPSNSTKVLVYYIWEKAFKLFQFGYASSLAYVLFFIVLILTLLQWQLRKRWVFNEGDA is encoded by the coding sequence GGTTTACCCTGCTGCTGCTGTTTCCCATGGGTTTGGCGCTATACATGAGCCTGACCGACTGGCCGCTGCTGGGGGATCATCAATTTATTGGACTGGAGAATTACCGGAATGTGATGACAGACGCTATGTTCTGGAAGGTGCTTGCCAATACGGTCTATTTCACTGCGGGGCTTGTACCGCTTAACATTGTGCTCGCCCTGCTGCTCGCATTGCTGCTATCCAGAAGTTTACGCGGCATCGGAATTTTCCGCACAGCCACCTTCGTTCCAGTTATGACCTCGCTGATTGTATGGTCCATCGTATGGAAGCTGATGTATGCAACGGAGTCTGGACTGATCAATCAGCTTCTGTTGATGATCGGCATCAAGGGGCCGGCCTGGCTTTATAATCAGGATCTGGCGATGCCTGCGGTTATTGTGACAAGTGTACTGAAAAATGTGGGTCTGAATATGGTGCTGTTCATTGCAGCCATTCAGCAGGTGCCGCGTTCATTGTACGAAGCGGCAACACTGGACGGTGCGGGCAGAAAGGGAACCTTTTTTCACGTCACGCTGCCCATGATCACGCCAACGGTGTTTCTAACCATGGTCATGACCGTGATTGGCTCGCTCAAGGTATTTGGACAGATCTACGTCATGACACAGGGCGGGCCGAGCAACAGCACAAAGGTATTGGTCTATTATATCTGGGAAAAAGCATTCAAATTATTTCAGTTCGGCTACGCCTCTTCGCTTGCATATGTGCTGTTCTTTATCGTGCTAATTCTGACGCTGCTGCAATGGCAGCTTCGAAAGAGGTGGGTATTCAATGAAGGCGATGCCTAG
- a CDS encoding carbohydrate ABC transporter permease translates to MPSSSFRKTGSALGTYLLLTLISLIMIVPFIWMLSTSFKEPQSIFTYPPQWIPDTFRFQNYIDVFRLIPFHRFYFNSVYIAAVVVLGTVFFASLAGYAFAKIPFKGRNVVFLILLSAMMIPHEVTAIPMFLFMRQLGWIDTHLPLILLPIFGAGGVFGIFVMRQFFITVPTELEEAAMIDGCNRFRIYARIMLPIAKPGMATLTIFTFVTIWNEFFDPLIFINSRELMTLPLGLSLFTDEVGTAWQYLMSATVMATLPLLIVFFLAQRRFIEGVAMTGLKE, encoded by the coding sequence ATGCCTAGTTCTTCGTTTCGCAAGACAGGGAGTGCCCTTGGTACGTACTTATTGCTCACACTGATCTCACTGATCATGATTGTTCCATTTATCTGGATGTTATCGACGTCATTCAAGGAGCCTCAGAGCATATTCACCTATCCACCACAGTGGATACCGGATACGTTCCGGTTTCAGAACTACATCGATGTTTTTCGATTGATTCCGTTTCATCGCTTTTATTTTAACAGTGTATATATTGCTGCTGTGGTTGTGCTGGGTACGGTGTTCTTTGCGTCTCTCGCCGGGTATGCATTTGCCAAAATTCCGTTCAAGGGACGTAATGTGGTATTTCTCATCCTGCTGAGTGCGATGATGATTCCCCATGAGGTGACGGCAATTCCGATGTTTCTGTTCATGCGGCAGCTGGGATGGATTGATACCCATCTTCCGCTGATCCTATTACCAATCTTTGGGGCGGGCGGTGTGTTTGGCATTTTTGTGATGCGGCAGTTCTTCATTACGGTACCTACCGAGCTGGAGGAAGCAGCGATGATTGATGGCTGCAACCGCTTCCGGATCTATGCGCGAATTATGCTGCCAATTGCCAAGCCCGGTATGGCTACGCTGACGATCTTTACTTTTGTGACGATCTGGAATGAGTTCTTCGATCCGTTGATTTTCATTAACTCACGTGAATTGATGACGCTGCCGCTTGGGTTATCCCTATTCACGGATGAAGTGGGTACAGCCTGGCAATATCTGATGAGTGCCACCGTCATGGCGACCCTGCCGCTGCTAATTGTGTTTTTCCTGGCACAGCGGCGCTTCATTGAGGGAGTTGCCATGACAGGACTGAAAGAGTAG
- a CDS encoding FAD-dependent oxidoreductase, with amino-acid sequence MKKEEADVVVVGGGPAGIAAAIAAGRQGVRAVLVERYGFVGGMSTAAMVYPWMTFHTESGEQVIRGIAQEIVDRLQARGGSPGHLRDTVGFVHTVTPYHPAIYQVVAAEMLQEAGVRLLLHSFVDEVVMVDDLVEAVRLTNKSGRMELRANVFVDASGDADAAYLAGAAVAKGRDEDNQSQPMTMKFRMRGVDLGRVKHYMQEHPEDFYAKTPFSELDRIPLTGVSGFYSQWKKAGVPINRDQVLFFTGPAGDEVLINCTRVQGLDATDAEDLTSAEQEGRKQVLMIAEFLQRDVPGFERASISAVAPQIGIRESRRIIGHYALTKDDVVAGRKFDDVIARSGYPIDIHDPSGQGVVAAFIEGDGAYDIPYRSLISRNIRNLLAAGRCISTTHEAHATTRLTPSCMATGQAAGTAAALAVQMKLDPLELPVAVLQKELRRNGAAI; translated from the coding sequence ATGAAAAAGGAAGAAGCGGATGTGGTTGTTGTTGGAGGAGGTCCGGCGGGTATAGCGGCAGCCATCGCTGCTGGGCGACAAGGTGTTCGAGCAGTGCTGGTGGAGCGATACGGGTTCGTTGGTGGAATGTCGACTGCCGCCATGGTCTACCCTTGGATGACCTTTCATACGGAGAGTGGTGAACAGGTGATTCGGGGCATCGCCCAGGAAATCGTTGACCGGCTGCAGGCGCGCGGCGGCTCTCCAGGGCATCTTCGTGATACGGTTGGTTTTGTGCACACCGTTACGCCGTACCATCCGGCGATCTATCAGGTGGTTGCTGCGGAGATGCTGCAGGAGGCAGGTGTCCGGTTGTTATTGCACAGCTTCGTGGATGAAGTGGTTATGGTGGATGATCTGGTAGAGGCGGTACGTCTGACGAACAAGTCTGGCCGAATGGAGCTCAGAGCGAACGTGTTCGTGGACGCCAGCGGTGATGCGGATGCGGCTTATCTTGCGGGCGCTGCTGTTGCAAAGGGACGGGATGAGGACAACCAATCCCAACCGATGACCATGAAGTTCCGAATGCGTGGCGTGGACCTTGGACGAGTGAAGCACTACATGCAGGAGCACCCGGAGGATTTCTACGCCAAGACGCCTTTCTCCGAGCTGGACCGTATCCCGTTAACCGGGGTGAGCGGCTTTTATTCCCAATGGAAAAAGGCAGGTGTGCCGATTAATCGCGATCAGGTGTTGTTTTTTACCGGACCGGCTGGAGACGAAGTATTGATTAACTGCACCCGCGTACAGGGACTCGATGCGACGGATGCAGAGGATCTGACCTCTGCTGAACAGGAAGGCAGGAAGCAGGTACTGATGATCGCTGAATTTCTGCAGCGTGATGTGCCTGGATTCGAGCGGGCTTCAATCTCAGCGGTAGCACCGCAGATTGGTATCCGTGAATCCAGGCGAATTATCGGGCATTATGCGTTGACCAAGGACGATGTGGTTGCAGGGCGAAAGTTTGACGATGTTATCGCCAGAAGCGGCTATCCGATTGATATTCATGATCCCTCCGGTCAAGGCGTCGTAGCGGCCTTTATAGAAGGAGACGGAGCATACGATATTCCGTACCGCTCTCTGATTTCCCGCAATATCCGCAATCTGCTGGCGGCAGGACGCTGCATTTCCACCACACATGAGGCGCACGCAACGACAAGATTGACTCCGAGCTGCATGGCTACAGGGCAGGCGGCGGGAACAGCAGCCGCTTTAGCTGTGCAGATGAAGCTGGATCCTTTGGAGCTGCCGGTAGCGGTGCTGCAAAAGGAACTGCGCCGTAACGGAGCGGCAATCTAA
- a CDS encoding amino acid ABC transporter permease encodes MDFSGAYAWPNLRFLLHGFLITLQVAGLSIVFSFVLGTVLGTVRYTRIPVLSQIVAVIVDTIRNLPLLLIIFFIHIVLPQLGIKMSVFWSTVVGLSLFEGAMIAEIVRSGLKSIERGQVEAARSSGLSYMQTLGSIIMPQALRRMSPPMVSQFISLLKDTSLAIIISLPELMHNVQILGGQSFDYVIPALLLAAVLYFVINYTLSIVARRLEARMT; translated from the coding sequence ATGGACTTTAGCGGGGCCTACGCCTGGCCCAACCTTCGTTTCCTGCTGCACGGATTCCTGATTACCCTGCAAGTGGCAGGGTTGTCGATTGTATTCAGTTTTGTACTCGGCACCGTGCTCGGTACCGTTCGATATACCCGAATTCCAGTCCTGTCACAGATTGTGGCAGTTATCGTGGATACGATCCGGAATCTGCCGCTGCTGCTGATCATTTTTTTCATCCATATCGTATTGCCTCAGCTGGGGATCAAAATGTCCGTCTTCTGGTCAACGGTCGTTGGACTGAGTCTGTTCGAAGGCGCCATGATCGCGGAGATTGTCCGCAGTGGCCTCAAATCGATCGAGCGCGGCCAGGTGGAAGCCGCCCGTTCCTCCGGTCTAAGCTACATGCAGACACTCGGCAGCATCATCATGCCCCAGGCTTTACGGCGCATGTCGCCACCGATGGTGAGCCAGTTCATCTCCTTGCTGAAGGATACGTCACTGGCGATCATCATCTCCCTGCCAGAGCTGATGCACAATGTGCAGATTCTCGGGGGTCAGAGCTTCGATTACGTCATCCCTGCCCTGCTGCTCGCAGCCGTATTGTATTTCGTCATCAACTACACGCTGTCCATTGTGGCACGACGGCTTGAAGCACGAATGACTTGA
- a CDS encoding amino acid ABC transporter permease: MGKLDFSILIKHSDRFLEGFLNTIQVSIMALIGSFILGAIMAIFRISPIKPLNWIGTAFVEFIRNIPLLLVVFFFYLGLPAMGISLDGFISGTLGLTIYTAAFIAEAIRAGIQTVPRGQLEAARSSGLSYVQAMNLIILPQAIKIVLPSIGNQFINLVKNSSILAVVAGMDLMYFADLINSDTFLPLSVYTIVALFYLVLTLPLSFLVHYMERRFGQSDADASRTKGKPKKTQPTGQVTM; this comes from the coding sequence ATGGGCAAATTGGACTTCAGTATACTGATCAAACACTCGGATCGATTTCTGGAAGGTTTCCTCAATACCATCCAGGTGAGCATCATGGCCTTGATTGGCAGCTTTATTCTTGGGGCAATCATGGCTATCTTTCGGATCTCACCCATCAAGCCGCTTAACTGGATCGGTACGGCCTTTGTAGAGTTTATCCGCAACATTCCGCTGCTGCTCGTCGTATTTTTCTTCTATCTCGGATTGCCTGCAATGGGCATTTCATTGGACGGATTCATCTCGGGCACACTCGGCTTGACGATTTATACGGCCGCTTTCATTGCCGAAGCAATCCGGGCTGGCATTCAGACGGTCCCTCGCGGGCAGCTGGAAGCCGCAAGATCTTCGGGTCTGTCCTACGTACAGGCCATGAACCTGATCATTCTGCCGCAAGCAATCAAGATTGTATTGCCGTCCATTGGCAACCAGTTTATCAATCTGGTCAAAAATTCATCCATCCTCGCGGTCGTAGCTGGCATGGATCTGATGTATTTTGCCGATCTGATCAACTCGGATACATTTCTGCCGTTAAGCGTCTACACTATTGTTGCGCTGTTCTATCTGGTGTTGACTTTGCCGCTCAGCTTCCTGGTTCATTATATGGAGCGCCGTTTCGGACAAAGTGATGCTGACGCCAGCCGTACCAAAGGCAAACCAAAAAAGACCCAACCAACCGGTCAGGTCACCATGTAA
- a CDS encoding transporter substrate-binding domain-containing protein, which produces MKNVLKWPSFMLVLILSLVLSGCSTGEESSTSGGSGGSTEAKGTIEQIKERGKLIAGVKYDTKLFGLKDPASGEVEGFDIDIAKALAKQILGDETKVELKEVTSKTRIPMLQNGDIDIIIATMTITDERKEQVDFSDVYFEAGQSLLVKNDSAITGLESLGGVKVLAVKGSTSAQNIREKAPDAEVLEFDNYQDAFTALKAGKGEALTTDNIILIGMQQTDNNYKLVGGNFTSEPYGMAIRKGDTAFVEEVNSLLKSMKDSGEYDTLHEKWLGSKPE; this is translated from the coding sequence ATGAAAAATGTATTAAAGTGGCCGTCGTTTATGCTTGTTTTGATTCTATCCCTTGTCTTGTCCGGCTGTAGCACCGGAGAGGAAAGCAGCACCAGCGGTGGTTCTGGTGGGAGTACCGAAGCCAAAGGCACGATTGAACAGATTAAAGAGCGCGGCAAGCTCATTGCCGGGGTGAAATATGATACCAAATTGTTCGGTTTGAAGGACCCCGCAAGCGGCGAAGTCGAAGGATTCGATATTGATATCGCCAAAGCACTCGCCAAACAGATTCTTGGAGACGAAACGAAGGTAGAACTGAAGGAAGTCACGTCCAAAACGCGTATTCCGATGCTGCAAAACGGCGACATTGATATCATCATTGCCACGATGACAATTACGGATGAACGCAAGGAACAAGTGGATTTCAGTGATGTCTATTTTGAAGCCGGGCAGTCCCTGCTTGTGAAAAACGATAGCGCGATTACCGGTCTGGAAAGTCTTGGCGGTGTGAAGGTACTTGCCGTTAAAGGCTCGACTTCTGCACAAAATATTCGCGAAAAAGCCCCGGATGCCGAGGTGCTGGAATTCGATAACTATCAGGATGCCTTCACAGCCCTCAAAGCGGGTAAAGGTGAAGCTCTGACGACCGATAACATCATCCTGATCGGTATGCAGCAGACGGATAACAACTACAAGCTGGTTGGTGGCAATTTCACGAGCGAACCTTACGGCATGGCAATTCGCAAAGGCGACACTGCCTTCGTCGAAGAAGTAAACAGCCTGCTCAAAAGCATGAAGGACAGCGGTGAATATGATACGTTGCACGAGAAATGGCTGGGCAGCAAGCCCGAGTAA
- a CDS encoding amino acid ABC transporter ATP-binding protein: MIEFRGVQKHFGHFHVLKDIHLHIEEGEVVVIIGPSGSGKSTLLRCINRLETITEGELVVSGVPLHQKKVDINLFRRDIGMVFQHFNLYPHKKVIDNITLAPMKVRKQPKAQAASTAMKYLTRVGIADKADSYPSQLSGGQQQRVAIARGLAMEPKIMLFDEPTSALDPEMIGEVLDVMRSLAHNGMTMVVVTHEMGFAREVADRVIFMDEGRIVEEASAAEFFDNPREERAKQFLSRLIHH, from the coding sequence TTGATTGAATTTAGGGGTGTCCAGAAGCATTTTGGCCATTTTCATGTCCTCAAAGATATTCATCTTCACATTGAAGAAGGAGAAGTCGTTGTCATTATCGGCCCTTCCGGCTCAGGCAAAAGTACATTGCTCCGCTGCATCAATCGTCTGGAGACGATTACCGAAGGTGAACTTGTCGTCAGTGGTGTCCCTTTACATCAGAAAAAGGTGGACATCAACCTCTTCCGCCGAGACATCGGCATGGTATTTCAACACTTCAATCTCTATCCTCACAAAAAAGTCATTGATAACATTACCCTTGCACCCATGAAGGTGCGTAAACAGCCCAAAGCACAGGCAGCCTCTACGGCGATGAAGTATCTGACCCGGGTAGGCATTGCGGACAAAGCCGACAGTTATCCTTCCCAGTTGTCCGGTGGACAACAGCAGCGTGTGGCCATTGCAAGAGGTCTTGCCATGGAGCCCAAAATCATGCTTTTTGACGAACCAACCTCTGCGCTGGACCCCGAAATGATCGGGGAAGTGCTGGATGTCATGCGATCACTGGCCCATAACGGGATGACAATGGTCGTCGTTACCCATGAGATGGGATTTGCGCGCGAGGTCGCAGACCGAGTCATTTTTATGGATGAAGGCCGAATTGTGGAAGAAGCCTCCGCCGCCGAATTTTTCGACAATCCGAGAGAAGAACGTGCCAAGCAATTCCTGAGTCGTCTGATTCACCACTAA
- a CDS encoding glycoside hydrolase family 28 protein — translation MNTYYSPLDTGEGIEFDRKAYEVSLPVIPARDFQITDYGAVGDGLTDNTEMFRLAIAACAEAGGGRIVIPAGVWLTGPIVLRSRIELHVQAGALVTFSRNFDQYPLIASSFEGWQAVRCQSPIDGEQLEDIAITGEGIWDGGGEAWRPVKRSKMTASQWSRLVSSGGVVEHGDGDEAIWWPSTSALEGGAIANRLHLEQVYDVAAYEEVRDFLRPNMVSLRQCKRVLLDGPTFQNSPAWNLHPWASEHVTIRNVSVRNPWFSQNGDGLDIESCRHVVVEQSVFDVGDDAICLKSGKDAEGRELGLPSEYITIRNCTVYHGHGGFVIGSEMSGGVRHVRVSDCTFIGTDIGLRFKSARGRGGVVEDIQVERIYMKDIIMEAISFSFFYANQEGSARGSDLTQEVSEETPVFRDIRISDVVCAGAETALLVSGLPEMPLDGLVIQGYTVTARNGVQCAHAKHLRIVEMNAHISEGSLIHLHQCKGAELEAIEGVGPDGRLLMVTGHESAGIVCRESDADTEGRQISVGPEVRSGVMIRR, via the coding sequence ATGAATACATATTACTCCCCACTGGATACAGGAGAAGGTATTGAATTTGATAGGAAGGCTTATGAAGTGAGTTTACCTGTCATCCCTGCACGGGATTTTCAGATTACGGATTATGGTGCGGTAGGGGATGGCTTGACGGATAATACCGAGATGTTCCGGCTGGCTATAGCAGCTTGTGCAGAAGCGGGCGGCGGCCGAATTGTCATTCCGGCGGGTGTTTGGTTAACGGGACCGATCGTTCTCCGCAGTCGGATTGAGCTTCATGTTCAGGCGGGAGCTCTGGTTACGTTTAGCCGCAATTTCGATCAATATCCCCTGATTGCGTCCAGCTTCGAAGGTTGGCAGGCCGTGCGGTGTCAGTCGCCTATTGATGGTGAGCAGCTGGAGGATATTGCGATCACGGGTGAGGGAATTTGGGATGGTGGTGGAGAGGCATGGCGTCCGGTGAAACGATCCAAGATGACCGCATCGCAGTGGAGTCGGCTTGTTTCTTCCGGCGGTGTGGTAGAGCATGGTGACGGAGATGAAGCCATTTGGTGGCCCTCCACTTCTGCCCTTGAAGGCGGTGCGATTGCGAATCGTCTGCATCTGGAGCAGGTGTATGATGTGGCTGCTTATGAGGAAGTCAGAGACTTTTTGCGTCCAAACATGGTCAGCCTGCGCCAATGTAAACGGGTGCTTTTGGACGGCCCGACGTTCCAGAATTCGCCTGCATGGAATCTGCATCCTTGGGCATCAGAGCATGTCACGATTCGTAACGTGAGTGTGCGGAATCCATGGTTTTCCCAAAATGGTGACGGGCTGGACATCGAATCCTGCCGTCATGTCGTTGTGGAGCAAAGTGTATTCGATGTGGGTGATGACGCGATCTGCCTGAAATCCGGCAAGGATGCAGAAGGTCGTGAACTCGGTCTGCCCTCGGAATATATTACGATCCGCAATTGCACCGTGTATCACGGTCATGGCGGTTTTGTCATTGGCAGTGAAATGTCCGGCGGCGTGCGGCATGTCCGTGTCTCGGACTGTACGTTTATTGGAACGGATATCGGACTCCGTTTCAAAAGCGCGCGTGGGCGCGGCGGGGTTGTTGAAGATATTCAGGTAGAGCGCATTTATATGAAAGATATCATAATGGAAGCTATCTCGTTTTCCTTTTTCTATGCCAATCAGGAGGGGTCCGCTCGTGGTAGCGACTTGACCCAGGAGGTCAGTGAGGAGACTCCGGTGTTCCGGGATATTCGGATATCGGATGTGGTCTGTGCAGGAGCGGAAACCGCGTTATTGGTGAGTGGACTGCCGGAAATGCCGCTGGATGGTCTGGTCATTCAGGGATATACGGTGACGGCTCGTAATGGGGTACAATGCGCTCATGCGAAACACCTGCGAATCGTCGAAATGAACGCACATATTAGTGAAGGATCGTTGATTCATTTGCATCAGTGTAAGGGTGCGGAGCTGGAAGCGATTGAGGGAGTGGGCCCGGATGGTCGGCTTCTAATGGTGACAGGACATGAATCGGCAGGGATCGTATGCCGGGAAAGTGACGCAGATACAGAGGGACGCCAAATCTCCGTTGGTCCCGAAGTCAGAAGCGGTGTAATGATCCGCAGGTAA
- a CDS encoding helix-turn-helix transcriptional regulator — MSVIEDRIGPKYRIGEGSFTIEHMSRHDGNAMPQPHAHPFYELYYLLEGERVYSMNGQLLTARKGDLILINPHDVHTTSKGSIPGFERILIGFSPSFATGMELGICGLLPFDRSRLLHFPDAEQPEIERMLWQMLQECRERRPHYEIVVRSLLAQILIQIHRVEENTRQSSPASHHPMQDKISEIVTYVNNHYSEPLTLEEAAARFYISPSYLSRMFSRFTGFRFSEYLRITRVREAQRRLLSTQERVQLIAEKVGFEHTAHFNKTFKQVTGTTPLRYRKEHR; from the coding sequence ATGAGTGTTATAGAGGATCGGATTGGACCCAAATATCGAATTGGTGAGGGTTCATTCACCATTGAACATATGAGCAGACACGACGGGAACGCCATGCCACAGCCTCATGCTCACCCTTTTTACGAACTGTATTATCTGCTTGAAGGAGAACGCGTCTATTCCATGAATGGTCAGCTTCTTACCGCCCGCAAAGGGGATTTGATCCTGATCAACCCCCATGATGTACATACGACGTCCAAAGGAAGTATTCCTGGCTTTGAACGAATCCTGATCGGATTTTCACCTTCTTTTGCCACCGGAATGGAGCTTGGAATATGTGGTCTGCTTCCCTTCGATCGCTCAAGGCTGCTGCACTTCCCTGATGCGGAACAACCCGAGATCGAACGGATGTTGTGGCAGATGCTGCAAGAATGCAGGGAGCGCAGACCTCATTATGAAATCGTGGTGAGAAGCCTGCTTGCCCAAATCCTGATTCAGATCCACCGGGTTGAAGAGAATACTCGACAATCCTCTCCGGCTTCGCATCATCCAATGCAGGATAAGATCAGTGAGATCGTCACTTACGTGAACAATCATTATAGCGAACCCCTTACACTGGAAGAGGCCGCAGCACGATTTTATATCAGCCCATCTTATTTGAGCCGGATGTTTAGTCGTTTTACCGGATTTCGATTCAGCGAATATTTGCGTATTACCCGGGTTCGGGAGGCACAGAGACGTTTACTGTCCACCCAGGAACGGGTGCAACTGATTGCGGAGAAGGTAGGATTCGAGCATACAGCCCACTTTAATAAAACGTTCAAACAGGTGACCGGGACCACGCCGCTTCGCTATCGCAAAGAACATCGATAG
- a CDS encoding cupin domain-containing protein → MTTHELSPLVAALNMQPHVEGGWYKEEWKASYQIPQSVLPDTYSGPRFSASSTYFLLHSHEISEWHTVLSDELWLWHSGSPIELKLGGNGENPENEEVLVLGMDIAAGQSPQVLVPAGVWQTARPLGDEPVLVTCVVAPGFHFDDFKLVSKG, encoded by the coding sequence ATGACGACACATGAATTATCGCCACTCGTTGCTGCTTTGAATATGCAGCCGCACGTTGAAGGCGGTTGGTATAAGGAAGAATGGAAGGCATCGTATCAAATTCCACAATCCGTACTGCCGGATACATACTCGGGCCCTCGATTCTCGGCTAGTTCGACGTACTTCCTGCTGCACTCGCATGAAATCTCGGAATGGCATACCGTTTTGTCTGATGAGCTCTGGTTGTGGCACAGTGGCAGTCCGATTGAATTGAAATTGGGCGGCAATGGGGAAAACCCAGAAAATGAAGAAGTTCTTGTGTTGGGTATGGATATTGCTGCGGGGCAATCGCCACAGGTGCTCGTTCCTGCCGGAGTATGGCAAACAGCACGTCCGCTGGGCGACGAGCCTGTGCTGGTAACGTGCGTTGTAGCGCCAGGTTTCCATTTTGATGATTTCAAACTGGTTTCCAAAGGCTAA
- a CDS encoding aldo/keto reductase has product MKHVQDTTTLYNGVKMPWLGFGVFKVKDGEEVVEAVKTAIQAGYRSIDTAKAYNNETGVAQGIRESGIAREDLFITTKVWNADQGYESTLAAFEASMERLELEYLDLYLIHWPVKGKYKDTWRALEKLHKEGRIRAIGVSNFQIHHLEDLMTDATIKPAVNQVELHPMLIQTELREYCSKHQIQIEAWSPLGQGHLLEHPLLQDIAAKYSKSPAQVILRWDLQNGIVTIPKSVTPQRIRDNADLYDFELTAEELERISQLNENKRFGSDPDNFNF; this is encoded by the coding sequence ATGAAACACGTGCAGGACACAACGACACTTTATAACGGAGTCAAAATGCCTTGGCTGGGTTTTGGTGTATTTAAGGTTAAAGATGGAGAAGAAGTGGTTGAAGCCGTCAAAACGGCTATCCAGGCAGGTTATCGCAGTATCGATACAGCGAAAGCGTATAACAACGAAACGGGTGTAGCTCAGGGTATTCGTGAATCCGGAATCGCTCGCGAGGATCTCTTCATTACCACCAAAGTGTGGAACGCGGACCAAGGTTACGAATCTACACTGGCCGCTTTTGAAGCAAGCATGGAACGCCTGGAACTGGAATATCTGGACCTCTATCTGATCCACTGGCCTGTCAAAGGCAAGTACAAGGATACATGGAGAGCGCTGGAGAAGCTGCATAAGGAAGGACGCATCCGCGCCATTGGGGTGAGTAACTTCCAGATTCACCATCTGGAGGACCTGATGACCGATGCCACCATTAAACCTGCTGTGAATCAGGTGGAACTGCATCCGATGTTAATCCAGACAGAGCTTCGGGAGTATTGCAGCAAACATCAGATCCAGATTGAAGCCTGGTCGCCACTGGGTCAGGGACATCTTTTGGAGCATCCACTTCTTCAGGACATCGCTGCCAAGTACAGCAAATCACCGGCACAGGTGATTCTGCGTTGGGATCTGCAAAATGGAATTGTGACCATCCCTAAATCCGTTACGCCACAGCGCATACGCGATAATGCAGACCTGTATGATTTCGAGTTGACCGCGGAAGAACTCGAACGCATCAGTCAATTGAATGAGAACAAGCGATTTGGTTCCGATCCGGACAACTTTAACTTCTAA